A section of the Glandiceps talaboti chromosome 8, keGlaTala1.1, whole genome shotgun sequence genome encodes:
- the LOC144438533 gene encoding uncharacterized protein LOC144438533 isoform X2: MCQPCTYCGDGVANVIQECTSKTDRICGPCKRGYIKDGYGNCEPCKNYPPGMYSYCDVTSVQPTPEVTTTTLPENDDNNYKTKQPLITETNKGEAVTKSVFHRDDIDTDHDDNRKEEKVDEMDRRESNKEAKGHFDSIYIIIITTLISFGLVTTVVYVVTKRHGSNSLINRTRTISLTSIPDDRKSTGAESSSQATANHKNGIVDNATFGKLLQTEGAQNYSNVEAIRSNQGEFHEDTDQCVTSAQVQTSSHIVNEEKKRKNPMKKNKKTTTCTNLRVPDRVFRRTRSKSGDSEPGEGQQLLSEEHMHANDALDEDEVFGSSTDNPCNDPHAIENSNQAHHIVDILNNDGTVKASLPNLAVSSKKASLMVDEDQEAIGVAKKNSATKDRDGIKQVLDMNDDLQEKKRKKQFSKRLATALELANDKPLTDLFNDESAYYDVVSLLTPSLDTGHKKYYQSLLAEFKIPHKHWNRFRGPKDLLEHVHSSLTEGKRDVARLLAAVRAIDRIDIVYYLIEWIFKIYEYETEL; encoded by the exons ATGTGTCAACCATGTACATATTGCGGAGATGGAGTCGCTAATGTTATCCAAGAGTGTACCTCTAAAACAGATAGAATATGTGGTCCATGTAAGAGAGG GTACATTAAAGATGGCTACGGCAACTGTGAACCATGCAAAAACTACCCTCCCggtatgtacagttattgtGATGTAACAAGCGTCCAGCCTACACCTGAAGTAACTACCACAACTTTACCGGAAAAcgatgataataattataaaactaAACAACCTCTAATTACAGAGACCAACAAAGGAGAGGCAGTCACTAAATCCGTATTCCATCGAGATGATATTGACACTGACCACG ATGACAATAGAAAGGAAGAAAAGGTTGACGAAATGGATCGACGTGAAAGTAACAAAGAGGCAAAGGGTCATTTTGATTcgatatatattataattatcactactctgatatCTTTTGGTTTAGTAACAACAGTTGTATATGTTGTTACAAAACGACATGGATCGAACTCTCTCATTAACAGAACACGAACTATTTCTCTGACATCCATACCAGATGACAGAAAGTCGACTGGAGCAGAGTCATCTAGTCAAGCTACAG CGAATCATAAGAATGGTATTGTCGATAACGCTACATTTGGAAAACTTCTTCAGACCGAAGGTGCTCAAAATTACAG TAATGTAGAGGCCATTCGAAGCAATCAGGGAGAATTTCATGAAGATACAGACCAGTGTGTGACTTCTGCACAGGTCCAAACATCTAGTCACATCgtgaatgaagaaaagaaaCGTAAGAACCCAATGAAAAAGAATAAGAAGACTACAACATGCACTAATTTGCGTGTACCTGACAGAGTTTTCAGACGAACACGCTCAAAATCAGGAGACTCTGAACCTGGTGAAGGACAACAGTTACTGTCCGAAGAACATATGCATGCAAATGATGCCTTAGATGAAGACGAAGTCTTTGGAAGTTCTACAGATAATCCGTGTAACGACCCTCATGCAATTGAGAACAGTAACCAAGCACATCATATTGTTGATATCCTCAACAATGATGGAACAGTGAAAGCATCTCTTCCAAATCTAGCCGTATCATCGAAAAAAGCGTCTCTAATGGTTGATGAGGACCAGGAAGCTATCGGGGTAGCTAAGAAAAATTCTGCCACAAAGGATAGAGATGGGATAAAACAAGTCTTAGATATGAATGACGATCTTCAG GAAAAGAAGAGGAAAAAGCAGTTCTCAAAACGGTTGGCTACAGCTCTGGAACTTGCAAATG ACAAGCCACTGACAGACCTATTTAATGATGAAAGTGCCTACTATGATGTTGTATCCTTGTTAACACCTTCATTGGACACGGGTCACAAAAAGTACTACCAATCTTTACTAGCCGAATTTAAAATTCCACACAAACACTGGAACAGATTCAGAGGACCGAAAGACCTGTTAGAACACGTGCATTCCAGTCTGACTGAAGGGAAACGTGACGTAGCAAGACTACTGGCTGCAGTTAGAGCGATTGATAGGATTGATATAGTCTATTATCTCATTGAATGGATCTTCAAGATATATGAATATGAAACAGAATTGTAA